The proteins below come from a single Streptococcus canis genomic window:
- a CDS encoding DNA-binding domain-containing protein, whose product MKFYIIDDDPSITMILQDIIEADFNHTICKTTTNSREAYNDLLVSDVDIVLIDLLMPKLDGVTLVEKIHQSRPSLKFIMISQVKDETLRQNAYKAGIEFFITKPINIVEVRSVVSKVKESIEMEAKLKLIQELLGPSLAKETQDTMAARQLDKIQSMLSYLGITAEAGYTDIMTICNLMLEYTISFEQIDFEKHLSLDAHAQKIMLQRVRRAVKKAMVNIAHLCINDFENDISLQYANALFGYQNIHLEMQVIQKQGLQGGKVSLRKFFDELIVQSHNALFT is encoded by the coding sequence GATAACAATGATTCTCCAAGACATCATTGAGGCAGATTTTAACCACACCATCTGTAAAACAACGACAAACTCTAGAGAAGCTTACAATGATTTACTGGTTTCTGATGTTGATATTGTCCTTATTGACTTATTAATGCCCAAGCTTGATGGGGTAACCTTAGTAGAGAAGATTCATCAAAGCCGACCAAGTTTAAAGTTTATTATGATTTCTCAAGTCAAAGATGAAACACTACGCCAAAATGCTTATAAAGCTGGCATTGAATTTTTTATTACTAAACCCATTAATATCGTTGAAGTTCGATCAGTCGTGTCCAAAGTCAAAGAAAGTATTGAAATGGAAGCCAAATTAAAGCTAATCCAAGAACTTCTAGGACCCTCCTTAGCTAAAGAAACACAAGACACCATGGCAGCACGACAGCTTGACAAAATTCAGTCCATGCTATCTTACTTAGGGATTACAGCTGAAGCCGGTTATACTGATATTATGACCATCTGTAACCTCATGCTAGAATATACCATTTCCTTTGAACAGATTGATTTTGAAAAACACCTATCCCTAGATGCCCATGCTCAAAAAATTATGCTGCAACGAGTACGGCGAGCCGTCAAAAAAGCAATGGTGAACATTGCTCATCTGTGTATCAATGATTTTGAAAATGACATCTCACTCCAATATGCCAATGCCCTTTTTGGCTATCAAAATATCCACCTTGAAATGCAAGTTATTCAAAAACAAGGTTTACAAGGTGGGAAAGTCTCCCTACGAAAATTTTTTGACGAATTGATTGTTCAAAGCCATAATGCCTTGTTCACTTAG